One stretch of Oceanimonas pelagia DNA includes these proteins:
- a CDS encoding integration host factor subunit alpha, which produces MALTKADIAEHLFTRLGISKRDAKDMVEAFFEEIRSALEQGEQVKISGFGNFELRNKGERPGRNPKTGEDIPISARRVVTFRPGQKLKARVENADLNNME; this is translated from the coding sequence ATGGCGTTAACCAAGGCCGATATAGCAGAGCATTTGTTCACCCGCCTGGGCATCAGCAAGCGGGATGCCAAAGACATGGTTGAAGCGTTTTTCGAAGAAATTCGCAGTGCGCTCGAGCAGGGTGAACAGGTCAAAATTTCCGGTTTCGGCAATTTTGAGCTGCGCAACAAGGGAGAGCGCCCCGGGCGCAATCCCAAAACCGGGGAAGACATTCCCATTTCGGCCAGGCGGGTGGTGACCTTTCGCCCGGGCCAGAAGCTCAAGGCCCGGGTGGAAAACGCCGACCTGAACAACATGGAATAA
- the potA gene encoding spermidine/putrescine ABC transporter ATP-binding protein PotA translates to MAVHKDPIVTLAGITKAYDGKTIIDKLDLSIYDGEFLTLLGPSGCGKTTVLRLLAGLETADAGRITLAGDDITHVPAEQRHVNTVFQSYALFPHMTIFDNVAFGLRMQKVAGAELNERVEEALNMVQLEHLAGRYPHQLSGGQQQRIAIARAVVNRPRLLLLDESLSALDYKLRKQMQVELKALQRRLGITFVFVTHDQDEALSMSDRILVMQGGRVVQEGAPRDIYESPANLFVARFIGEINILDGELVAPAEQGWHARVEGRDCLVHTRHGFSAGDRVCVLLRPEDVRMSARDAAETGAGLRGQVVDRQYKGATLDSRVRLDGGQEILVSAFFDEDDPGVDYALGQQVSISWVDGWEVVLPYEHH, encoded by the coding sequence ATGGCCGTTCACAAAGACCCCATCGTTACCCTTGCCGGCATCACCAAGGCCTATGACGGCAAAACCATCATCGACAAGCTGGACCTGTCCATTTACGACGGGGAGTTCCTTACCCTGCTCGGCCCCTCCGGCTGCGGCAAAACCACGGTACTGAGGCTGCTGGCCGGGCTTGAAACCGCCGACGCCGGGCGCATTACCCTGGCCGGTGACGACATCACTCACGTGCCCGCCGAGCAACGCCACGTCAACACCGTGTTCCAGAGCTACGCCCTGTTTCCCCACATGACCATTTTCGACAACGTGGCTTTTGGCCTGCGCATGCAAAAGGTGGCAGGGGCGGAACTTAACGAGCGGGTCGAAGAGGCGCTGAACATGGTGCAGCTCGAGCACCTGGCCGGGCGTTATCCGCACCAGTTGTCCGGTGGCCAGCAACAGCGCATTGCCATTGCCCGGGCCGTGGTCAACCGCCCGCGGTTGCTGCTGCTCGACGAATCCCTCAGCGCCCTCGACTACAAGCTGCGCAAGCAGATGCAGGTGGAGCTGAAGGCACTGCAACGTCGCCTCGGCATTACCTTTGTGTTCGTGACCCACGATCAGGACGAGGCCCTGTCCATGTCCGACCGCATACTGGTCATGCAAGGCGGCCGGGTGGTGCAGGAAGGGGCCCCCCGCGACATTTACGAGTCGCCCGCCAACCTGTTTGTGGCGCGTTTTATCGGTGAAATCAATATTCTGGACGGTGAGCTGGTCGCCCCGGCCGAGCAGGGCTGGCATGCCCGGGTGGAAGGCCGCGACTGCCTGGTGCACACCCGCCACGGCTTCAGCGCCGGTGACCGGGTGTGCGTGTTGCTGCGCCCGGAAGATGTGCGCATGTCGGCGCGCGATGCCGCAGAAACAGGTGCCGGGCTCCGTGGCCAGGTGGTGGACCGCCAGTACAAGGGGGCCACCCTGGATTCCCGGGTGCGGCTCGACGGCGGCCAGGAAATTCTGGTGTCGGCCTTTTTCGATGAAGACGATCCCGGAGTCGACTATGCCCTTGGCCAGCAGGTGAGCATCAGCTGGGTGGACGGCTGGGAAGTGGTGCTGCCTTATGAACACCACTAA
- the potB gene encoding spermidine/putrescine ABC transporter permease PotB — translation MNTTNGFRNLAVGLVVGWLLLFVFLPNLMIIATSFLTRDHASLVSLVFTADNYSRLFDPMYFKVLWHSLVMAGTATLLCLLIGYPFAFAVAGMPARWRPFLLFLIIVPFWTNSLIRTYALKAVLGTKGLLNQGLLALGVIDQPLRIVFTEAAVIIGLVYILLPFMILPLYAAIEKLDHRLLEAARDLGAGPLPRFVRVVLPLTLPGIVAGCLLVFLPALGMFYISDLLGGAKHLLIGNIIKTQFLNIRDWPFGAATSVTLTLLMALLLLAYYQAGKLLNRKEALA, via the coding sequence ATGAACACCACTAACGGCTTTCGCAATCTGGCGGTGGGGCTGGTGGTGGGCTGGCTGCTGCTGTTTGTGTTTTTGCCCAACCTGATGATCATCGCCACCAGTTTTCTGACCCGGGATCACGCCAGCCTGGTGAGCCTGGTGTTTACCGCCGACAATTACAGCCGGCTGTTTGATCCCATGTACTTCAAGGTGCTGTGGCACTCGCTGGTGATGGCCGGTACCGCCACCCTGCTGTGCCTGCTGATCGGTTATCCGTTCGCCTTTGCCGTGGCCGGCATGCCGGCGCGCTGGCGGCCGTTTCTGCTGTTTCTGATCATAGTGCCGTTCTGGACCAACTCGCTGATCCGCACCTATGCGCTGAAAGCGGTGCTGGGCACCAAGGGGCTGCTCAACCAGGGGTTGCTGGCGCTCGGCGTGATCGACCAGCCACTGCGTATCGTGTTTACCGAGGCGGCGGTGATCATCGGCCTGGTGTACATTCTGCTGCCGTTCATGATACTGCCGCTCTATGCCGCCATTGAAAAGCTCGACCACCGGCTGCTGGAAGCAGCCCGGGATCTGGGCGCGGGCCCCCTGCCCCGCTTTGTGCGGGTGGTGCTGCCGCTGACCCTGCCGGGCATCGTGGCCGGTTGCCTGCTGGTGTTTCTGCCGGCGCTGGGCATGTTCTACATCTCGGATCTGCTGGGGGGCGCCAAGCACCTGCTGATCGGCAACATCATCAAGACCCAGTTCCTCAATATTCGCGACTGGCCCTTCGGCGCCGCCACCAGCGTGACCCTGACCCTGCTGATGGCACTGCTGCTGCTGGCCTATTACCAGGCCGGCAAGCTGCTCAACCGCAAGGAGGCCCTGGCATGA
- the potC gene encoding spermidine/putrescine ABC transporter permease PotC, giving the protein MINWLKGSLMLLVFGCLYLPIGVLVMNSFNSSRFGIRWDGFTLDWYQRLANNAGLMEAARHSVTVALLSATIATLIGTLAAVALYRYRFRGKGFVGGMLFVVMMSPDIVMAISLLALFVVIGVSLGFWSLLFAHVTFCLPFVVITVFSRLKGFDVRMIEAARDLGAGETVILRRILLPLARPAIAAGWLLSFTLSLDDVIVSSFVTGPGYDILPLRIYSMVKVGVSPEVNALATLMLAASLVLVVISQLLLRDKR; this is encoded by the coding sequence ATGATCAACTGGCTGAAAGGCAGCCTGATGCTGCTGGTGTTCGGGTGTCTGTATCTGCCCATCGGGGTGCTGGTGATGAACTCCTTCAACAGCTCCCGCTTCGGTATTCGCTGGGACGGCTTTACCCTGGACTGGTATCAGCGCCTGGCCAATAACGCCGGGCTGATGGAAGCGGCGCGCCATTCGGTGACCGTGGCCCTGCTGTCGGCCACCATCGCCACCCTGATCGGTACCCTGGCGGCGGTGGCGCTGTATCGCTACCGCTTTCGCGGTAAAGGCTTTGTGGGTGGCATGCTGTTTGTAGTGATGATGTCGCCGGACATTGTGATGGCCATCTCCCTGCTGGCGCTGTTTGTGGTGATCGGCGTGTCACTGGGGTTCTGGTCGTTACTGTTTGCCCACGTTACCTTTTGCCTGCCCTTTGTGGTGATCACGGTATTTTCCCGGCTCAAGGGCTTTGATGTGCGCATGATTGAAGCTGCCCGGGATCTGGGGGCCGGCGAAACCGTGATCCTGCGGCGCATTCTGTTGCCGCTGGCACGGCCGGCCATAGCCGCCGGCTGGCTGCTGAGCTTTACCCTGTCGCTGGACGACGTCATTGTCAGCTCCTTTGTGACCGGGCCCGGATACGACATTCTGCCGCTCAGAATTTACTCCATGGTCAAGGTGGGAGTTTCCCCCGAGGTTAATGCACTGGCCACCCTGATGCTGGCGGCGTCGCTGGTTCTGGTGGTGATTTCTCAACTGTTGTTAAGGGACAAACGCTGA
- the cobB gene encoding Sir2 family NAD+-dependent deacetylase, with translation MHSVQKGNIVILTGAGISAESGIRTFRAADGLWDEHRIEDVATPEGYRRDPELVQRFYNERRALLQTVEPNAAHYALARLEAEWPEQVTIVTQNIDDLHERAGSHNVLHMHGELLKARCPHSNQTVSWSGALHTTDLCHCCQFPERLRPHVVWFGEMPLLLDRIYQALSEASLFIAIGTSGNVYPAAGFVHEAAMHNAHTLEINLAPSEVQDNFDEHRYGPATRVVTDYVNELLAGRSKQALSR, from the coding sequence ATGCACAGCGTGCAAAAAGGAAATATCGTCATTCTTACCGGGGCGGGCATTTCCGCCGAGTCGGGCATTCGCACCTTTCGGGCCGCCGACGGCCTGTGGGACGAGCACCGCATCGAGGACGTGGCCACGCCGGAAGGCTACCGGCGGGATCCGGAGCTGGTGCAGCGCTTTTACAATGAGCGCCGGGCATTGCTGCAGACGGTGGAGCCCAACGCCGCCCATTACGCCCTGGCCCGGCTCGAGGCCGAATGGCCGGAGCAGGTCACCATTGTCACCCAGAACATCGACGACCTGCACGAACGGGCCGGCAGCCATAATGTGCTGCATATGCACGGCGAACTGCTCAAGGCCCGTTGTCCCCACAGCAACCAGACCGTGAGCTGGAGCGGCGCCCTGCACACCACGGATCTGTGTCATTGCTGCCAGTTTCCCGAGCGGCTGCGGCCCCATGTGGTGTGGTTTGGCGAAATGCCGCTGCTGCTCGATCGTATTTACCAGGCCCTGAGCGAGGCCAGCCTGTTTATCGCCATCGGCACCTCTGGCAATGTTTATCCGGCCGCCGGCTTTGTGCACGAGGCGGCGATGCACAATGCCCACACCCTGGAGATTAACCTGGCCCCGAGCGAAGTGCAGGACAACTTCGACGAGCACCGCTACGGCCCGGCCACCCGGGTGGTGACCGACTACGTCAATGAGCTGCTGGCCGGCCGCAGTAAACAGGCCCTCAGCCGTTAA
- a CDS encoding extracellular solute-binding protein gives MKIRCYPLAVALAAALPALAMAEERLSVYAWAEYLPEDVLQAFTAETGVAVDYASFDSNEALYAKLKLLQSSGASESYDVIFPSSYMLSKMAREGMLHPLDKSKLPNFSQLEPGLLDRDFDKGNTYSLPYAFGSTAIAVNRDELPDARVTGWADLWSPDFNGQLMLTDDIRENFQMALLTLGHSANSRDPQEIEAAYEKLVTLKDNVLLYNSDNPRMPYVTGETSIGLLWSDQAYKTRQDGLNLEYVYPEEGAIFWVDSAAIPANAKSVEAAHQFLDYLMRPAVAAQIISELGLAVPNQGAKALLPAELAGNPVLFPSAEVVSKGHFQDDLGDEVLAVYEQFWVKLRTQ, from the coding sequence ATGAAAATTCGCTGTTACCCGCTGGCGGTAGCCCTGGCTGCCGCCCTGCCCGCTCTGGCCATGGCCGAAGAGCGCCTGTCGGTGTATGCCTGGGCCGAATACCTGCCCGAAGACGTGTTGCAGGCCTTTACCGCGGAAACCGGCGTGGCGGTGGACTACGCCAGTTTCGACTCCAACGAGGCGCTCTATGCCAAGCTCAAGCTGCTGCAGAGCAGTGGCGCCAGTGAAAGCTACGACGTGATTTTTCCGTCCAGCTATATGCTGAGCAAGATGGCCCGGGAAGGCATGCTGCACCCCCTGGACAAGAGCAAGCTGCCCAACTTCTCCCAGCTCGAGCCCGGCCTGCTGGATCGGGACTTTGACAAGGGCAACACCTACAGCCTGCCCTACGCCTTTGGCAGCACCGCCATTGCCGTGAACCGCGACGAGCTGCCCGATGCCAGGGTAACCGGCTGGGCGGATCTGTGGAGCCCGGATTTCAACGGCCAGCTGATGCTGACCGACGACATTCGCGAGAATTTCCAGATGGCACTGCTGACCCTGGGTCACTCCGCCAACAGCCGGGATCCGCAGGAAATTGAAGCGGCCTATGAAAAGCTGGTCACCCTGAAGGACAATGTGCTGCTGTACAACTCCGACAATCCGCGCATGCCCTACGTCACCGGCGAAACCAGCATTGGCCTGCTGTGGAGCGATCAGGCCTACAAAACCCGGCAGGATGGCCTGAATCTGGAGTATGTCTATCCCGAAGAAGGCGCCATTTTCTGGGTGGACAGTGCCGCCATTCCCGCCAACGCCAAATCGGTGGAGGCCGCTCACCAGTTCCTCGACTACCTGATGCGCCCGGCGGTGGCCGCCCAGATCATCAGTGAGCTGGGGCTGGCCGTGCCCAACCAGGGCGCCAAGGCGCTGCTGCCGGCGGAGCTGGCCGGTAATCCGGTGCTGTTCCCTTCGGCGGAGGTGGTCAGCAAGGGGCACTTCCAGGACGATCTGGGGGATGAGGTGCTCGCCGTTTACGAGCAATTCTGGGTCAAACTGCGCACCCAGTAA